A stretch of Brassica rapa cultivar Chiifu-401-42 chromosome A08, CAAS_Brap_v3.01, whole genome shotgun sequence DNA encodes these proteins:
- the LOC103832545 gene encoding serine acetyltransferase 1, chloroplastic encodes MAPCIDTSRSTGKALLCQDDDSRFHYINLFPGRISRSPITITSSLVPDFDRDDGDVWFKMLDEAKSDVEQEPVLSSYYHSSITSHRSLESALANILSVKLSTLALPSNTLFELFISVLEESPAIIESAKQDLLAAKERDPACVSYVHCFLSFKGFLACQAHRIAHKLWAQDRKILALLIQNRVSEAFAVDIHPGAKIGKGVLLDHATAVVIGETAVVGDNVSILHGVTLGGTGKQCGDRHPKIGDGVLIGAGTCVLGNITIGEGAKVGSGSVVLKDVPPHTTAVGNPARLIGGKENPKMLDKIPGLSMDQTSYLTEWSDYVI; translated from the coding sequence atggCACCCTGCATCGACACTTCCAGAAGCACCGGAAAAGCCCTTCTTTGTCAAGACGATGATTCTCGCTTCCATTACATAAATCTCTTCCCTGGTCGAATTTCACGATCACCCATCACAATCACAAGCTCTCTGGTTCCAGATTTTGATCGAGACGATGGTGATGTCTGGTTTAAGATGCTTGACGAAGCTAAATCCGACGTCGAGCAAGAACCGGTTTTGTCAAGCTACTATCACTCTTCCATTACATCGCACCGATCCTTAGAATCCGCTTTGGCGAACATTCTCTCGGTAAAGCTAAGCACTTTAGCCTTACCAAGCAACACCCTCTTCGAACTCTTCATCAGCGTCTTGGAAGAAAGCCCAGCGATCATCGAATCGGCGAAACAAGACCTGTTAGCAGCAAAGGAAAGAGACCCAGCTTGCGTTAGCTACGTCCACTGCTTCCTAAGCTTCAAAGGCTTTCTCGCTTGTCAAGCTCATCGCATCGCTCACAAGCTCTGGGCCCAAGACAGAAAGATCCTCGCTTTGCTCATCCAAAACAGAGTATCCGAAGCTTTCGCCGTCGATATCCATCCCGGAGCTAAGATCGGGAAAGGGGTGTTGTTAGATCACGCGACGGCCGTGGTGATCGGAGAGACTGCGGTGGTTGGAGACAACGTTTCGATTCTCCACGGCGTGACGCTCGGAGGAACAGGGAAGCAGTGCGGCGATCGGCATCCGAAGATCGGTGACGGAGTCTTGATCGGAGCAGGGACTTGTGTATTGGGGAACATAACAATCGGCGAGGGAGCTAAGGTTGGATCGGGGTCGGTGGTGCTTAAAGACGTGCCGCCGCATACGACGGCGGTGGGAAACCCGGCGAGATTGATCGGTGGGAAAGAGAATCCGAAAATGCTTGATAAGATACCCGGTTTGAGCATGGACCAGACATCGTACTTAACCGAGTGGTCTGATTATGTCATCtaa